One Novosphingobium sp. EMRT-2 DNA segment encodes these proteins:
- a CDS encoding DUF3089 domain-containing protein has product MARKFLYLIAVLVVLVIVALAAMRIWSLELTRFAFVPRGGFEQKGPLPDGAYKAPGMWFSRPGIANDPAQLHPEGIKTEVGRSRAVVFFVHPTSYLARDHWNGSMEDADSNRRAASFIRAMGSAFNGAAQVWAPRYRQATFGAFLTDKPESARALAVAYQDVKAAFASFLQQVPADAPIILAGHSQGSLHLIHLLRDSVKGTPVQQRLIAAYAVGWPISARHDLPAMGLPACAGPDDTGCAISWETFAEPAEPALVLDAFHARTGLDGQRVGKEAPLCTNPLTGRLGGSAPIAANLGTLQMDENPTGGKLIPGAAPAHCDERGLLLIGDPPNVGPYVLPGNNYHVYDIPLFWANLRADVARRTAAWEKSHSVPAR; this is encoded by the coding sequence ATGGCGCGCAAGTTCCTGTATCTCATCGCTGTTCTGGTCGTGCTGGTCATCGTGGCGCTGGCCGCGATGCGCATCTGGTCGCTGGAACTGACGCGGTTCGCCTTCGTGCCGCGGGGCGGCTTCGAACAGAAAGGCCCGCTGCCCGATGGAGCCTATAAGGCGCCGGGCATGTGGTTTTCGCGCCCCGGCATCGCCAACGATCCGGCGCAGCTTCACCCCGAAGGCATCAAGACCGAGGTTGGCCGTTCGCGCGCGGTGGTGTTCTTCGTCCATCCCACCAGCTATCTCGCGCGCGATCACTGGAACGGGTCGATGGAAGATGCCGACTCGAACCGGCGCGCCGCCTCGTTCATCCGCGCCATGGGCAGCGCCTTCAACGGCGCGGCGCAAGTGTGGGCGCCGCGCTATCGCCAGGCGACGTTCGGCGCGTTCCTGACCGACAAGCCGGAAAGCGCCCGGGCGCTGGCGGTGGCCTACCAGGACGTGAAGGCCGCGTTCGCCAGCTTCCTGCAGCAAGTGCCGGCTGACGCCCCGATCATCCTGGCCGGGCACAGCCAGGGTTCGCTGCACCTGATCCACCTGCTGCGCGACAGCGTGAAGGGCACGCCGGTCCAGCAACGTCTGATCGCCGCGTATGCCGTCGGCTGGCCGATCTCTGCGCGGCACGATTTGCCGGCAATGGGCCTGCCGGCCTGCGCCGGGCCGGACGACACCGGCTGCGCGATCAGCTGGGAAACCTTTGCCGAACCGGCCGAACCGGCGCTGGTGTTGGACGCCTTTCATGCCCGCACCGGGCTGGACGGGCAGCGCGTGGGCAAAGAGGCTCCGCTCTGCACCAACCCGCTGACCGGCCGCCTGGGCGGAAGCGCGCCGATCGCGGCCAATCTCGGCACGCTGCAGATGGACGAGAACCCGACCGGCGGAAAGCTGATCCCCGGCGCCGCGCCCGCGCATTGCGACGAACGCGGGCTGCTGCTTATCGGCGACCCGCCCAACGTTGGCCCCTATGTGCTGCCGGGCAACAACTATCACGTCTATGACATTCCGCTGTTCTGGGCGAACCTGCGCGCCGACGTGGCGCGGCGGACGGCGGCATGGGAAAAGTCGCACTCGGTCCCGGCGCGATGA
- a CDS encoding AI-2E family transporter: MANGEEKGRSGPTDIRDDLVRSEAKKAFVWIGVAALLALAVYLAQPLLVIFGGVVFAAMIDGGQRLLSRVLPIRRGFRILIVLLAALAFLIWLVMFAGSQIATQAAQMPAVIETQTARVLAWGHAHGISVNQADFSNVAEKLIGGVGPVTRALGGIFGGFGTAFLIMILGIYFVLEPDLYRRGIAWMMPEGSREHFHGTANRMGKALRMLLFGRLIGMAVEGVATWALLALYGVPMAALLGLLTGLLAALPNIGAPISGILMVLVGFSGGTDMGLFCIIVYVVVQTVDGNIIVPMVAKKTADLAPALVLGAQLIFGVMFGLLGLLLADPIVAMLKIALERQAERNDRPATDGSGEEG, translated from the coding sequence ATGGCGAACGGTGAGGAAAAGGGGCGGTCCGGTCCGACCGACATCCGCGACGATCTGGTCCGCAGCGAGGCGAAGAAGGCCTTCGTCTGGATCGGCGTCGCCGCGCTGCTTGCGCTGGCGGTCTATCTGGCGCAACCGCTGCTGGTGATCTTCGGCGGCGTGGTCTTCGCCGCGATGATCGACGGCGGGCAGCGACTGCTGAGCCGCGTGTTGCCGATCCGCCGGGGCTTTCGCATCCTGATCGTGCTGCTGGCGGCGCTGGCCTTCCTGATCTGGCTGGTGATGTTCGCCGGCAGCCAGATCGCCACGCAGGCCGCGCAGATGCCGGCGGTGATCGAGACGCAGACCGCGCGCGTGCTGGCGTGGGGCCACGCCCACGGCATTTCCGTCAACCAGGCCGACTTCTCCAACGTCGCGGAAAAGCTGATCGGCGGCGTCGGCCCCGTCACCCGCGCGCTGGGCGGCATCTTCGGCGGCTTCGGCACCGCGTTCCTGATCATGATCCTGGGCATCTATTTCGTGCTGGAGCCGGACCTCTACCGGCGCGGCATCGCCTGGATGATGCCCGAGGGAAGCCGGGAGCATTTCCACGGCACCGCCAACCGCATGGGCAAGGCGCTGCGGATGCTGCTGTTCGGCCGCCTGATCGGCATGGCGGTGGAAGGGGTGGCGACCTGGGCGCTGCTCGCGCTCTATGGTGTGCCGATGGCGGCGCTGCTGGGCCTGCTCACCGGCCTGCTGGCCGCGCTGCCCAACATCGGCGCGCCGATCTCGGGCATCCTCATGGTGCTGGTCGGCTTTTCGGGAGGTACCGACATGGGCCTCTTCTGCATCATCGTCTATGTCGTGGTGCAGACGGTGGACGGCAATATTATCGTGCCGATGGTGGCGAAGAAGACGGCCGACCTCGCCCCCGCGCTGGTGCTGGGCGCACAGTTGATCTTCGGCGTAATGTTCGGCCTGCTGGGCCTGCTGCTCGCCGATCCGATCGTGGCCATGCTGAAGATCGCGCTGGAACGGCAGGCCGAGCGCAACGACCGCCCGGCCACGGATGGTTCCGGCGAGGAAGGCTGA
- the lepB gene encoding signal peptidase I, translating into MPETSPSPGPATTPSDEDRGVNWLLELRGLALMLLAVVGFHSLIAKPFYIPSISMMPNLLVGDRLVVSKYPYGWSWVSASFHILPRGMTRILPRTPAYGDIVIVVPPDRDEDYIKRVVALPGDRIAVVNGQIILNGKPVPQQVEPPLELPVDLNQPCDPDDFPGLRYRANDGRWYCELPILRETLPNGATYRVIDHRQQPLDNYAEVKVPQGYVFLMGDNRDHSADSRAPIEEKGLGGPVPLADVGGRAEFLTFSLDGSEGWNPLSWWRALRDGRAWTSLRPEIAKTGRKDR; encoded by the coding sequence CTGCCTGAAACCTCCCCTTCTCCCGGGCCGGCAACCACCCCGTCGGACGAGGATCGCGGGGTTAACTGGCTGCTGGAACTGCGCGGGCTGGCGCTGATGCTGCTGGCGGTGGTGGGCTTTCACAGCCTGATCGCCAAGCCGTTCTACATCCCGTCGATCTCGATGATGCCCAACCTGCTGGTGGGCGACCGGCTGGTGGTGAGCAAGTATCCCTATGGCTGGTCGTGGGTATCGGCCAGCTTCCACATCCTGCCGCGCGGGATGACGCGGATCCTGCCGCGCACGCCCGCCTATGGCGACATCGTGATCGTGGTGCCGCCCGATCGCGACGAGGACTATATCAAGCGCGTGGTGGCGCTGCCTGGCGATCGCATCGCGGTGGTGAACGGGCAGATCATCCTGAACGGCAAGCCCGTGCCGCAGCAGGTCGAACCGCCGCTGGAACTGCCGGTCGACCTCAACCAGCCTTGCGATCCCGACGACTTCCCCGGCCTGCGCTATCGCGCGAACGATGGCCGCTGGTACTGCGAACTGCCGATTCTGCGCGAAACGCTGCCCAACGGCGCGACCTACCGCGTGATCGACCATCGCCAGCAGCCGCTGGACAACTATGCCGAGGTCAAGGTGCCCCAGGGCTACGTTTTCCTGATGGGCGACAACCGTGACCATTCCGCCGACAGCCGCGCGCCGATCGAGGAAAAGGGCCTGGGCGGCCCTGTCCCGCTGGCCGATGTGGGCGGCCGTGCCGAATTCCTCACGTTCTCGCTCGATGGCAGCGAAGGCTGGAACCCGCTGTCGTGGTGGCGCGCCTTGCGCGATGGACGCGCCTGGACCAGTCTGCGCCCGGAAATTGCGAAAACGGGGCGGAAGGACCGATAG
- the acpS gene encoding holo-ACP synthase codes for MIIGMGSDLCNIERIQASLDRFGARFEARVFTDVEMAKANRRPFTRAGTLAKRFAAKEAFSKAVGTGFKAGVFMKDIGVVNAPSGAPTLALTGGAAARLARITPAGHEAVIHLTLTDDHPWAQAFVVIEARPLRPDAPSAQGDA; via the coding sequence GTGATCATCGGCATGGGCTCCGACCTTTGCAACATCGAGCGCATCCAGGCATCGCTGGACCGCTTCGGCGCACGATTCGAGGCCCGCGTGTTCACCGACGTGGAAATGGCCAAGGCCAACCGCCGTCCCTTCACCCGCGCCGGCACGCTGGCCAAGCGGTTCGCGGCCAAGGAAGCCTTCTCCAAGGCGGTGGGCACCGGGTTCAAGGCCGGGGTCTTCATGAAGGACATCGGTGTGGTCAACGCCCCCTCCGGCGCGCCGACACTGGCGCTGACCGGCGGCGCGGCGGCGCGGCTGGCCAGGATCACCCCCGCCGGGCACGAGGCGGTGATCCACCTGACGCTGACCGACGATCATCCCTGGGCGCAGGCCTTCGTGGTGATCGAGGCGCGCCCGCTCCGCCCCGACGCCCCCAGCGCGCAAGGTGACGCTTGA
- a CDS encoding pyridoxine 5'-phosphate synthase — protein MSGPAANAALTPGRLRLGVNIDHVATIRNARGGDHPDPVRAAEIVAAVGGDGITAHLREDRRHIRDEDLARIQAATDLPLNLEMAATEEMLEIALRHRPHAACIVPERREERTTEGGLDAAGQHNRLAPIVARLSDAGIRVSLFIAPEARQIEAAIRLGAPVVELHTGEYAHATGEARAVELKRIADMAALAARNGIEPHAGHGLTYDNVQPVAAIPQLAELNIGHYLIGEAIFVGLENAVRRMRDLMDEAR, from the coding sequence ATGAGCGGGCCTGCGGCCAACGCGGCGCTGACGCCGGGCCGGCTGCGGCTGGGCGTCAACATCGATCATGTCGCCACCATCCGCAACGCGCGCGGCGGCGATCATCCCGATCCGGTGCGCGCGGCGGAAATCGTCGCGGCGGTGGGCGGCGACGGGATCACCGCGCACTTGCGCGAGGACCGGCGCCACATTCGCGACGAGGACCTCGCCCGCATCCAGGCCGCCACCGACCTGCCGCTGAACTTGGAAATGGCGGCGACCGAGGAAATGCTCGAAATCGCGCTGCGCCACCGCCCGCACGCGGCCTGCATCGTGCCCGAACGGCGCGAGGAGCGCACGACCGAGGGCGGGCTGGACGCCGCCGGCCAGCACAACCGCCTGGCCCCGATCGTCGCGCGCCTGTCCGACGCGGGGATTCGCGTCAGCTTGTTCATCGCGCCGGAAGCGCGGCAGATCGAGGCCGCGATCCGGCTGGGCGCGCCGGTGGTGGAACTGCACACCGGCGAATATGCCCATGCGACGGGCGAAGCGCGCGCGGTCGAACTCAAGCGAATCGCCGACATGGCGGCGCTGGCGGCCCGCAACGGCATCGAACCGCACGCCGGGCACGGCCTGACCTACGACAACGTCCAGCCGGTCGCGGCGATTCCCCAGCTCGCCGAACTCAACATTGGGCACTACCTGATCGGCGAGGCGATCTTCGTCGGACTGGAAAACGCTGTGCGCCGGATGCGCGACCTGATGGACGAAGCGCGGTGA
- the pyrE gene encoding orotate phosphoribosyltransferase, which yields MQEEDVLSEFRASQALLEGHFLLSSGRHSAFYLQCARVLMDPMRAARLATATAQKLPRDLRQQIQKVVSPAMGGVIIGHEMGRALGVDAMFVERPTGTFELRRGFTLQPGEKVLMVEDVVTTGLSSREAIKAIEAAGGEVIAAAALVDRSAGAVDLGVPFFPLVALNFPTYAPEELPPELAATPAVKPGSRAQP from the coding sequence ATGCAGGAAGAAGACGTCCTTTCCGAATTCCGGGCCAGCCAGGCCCTGCTCGAAGGCCACTTCCTGCTCTCCTCGGGCCGGCACAGCGCCTTCTACCTGCAGTGCGCGCGCGTGCTGATGGACCCGATGCGCGCCGCGCGCCTGGCCACCGCCACCGCGCAGAAGCTGCCGCGCGACCTGCGCCAGCAGATCCAGAAGGTCGTCTCCCCCGCGATGGGCGGCGTGATCATCGGCCACGAAATGGGCCGCGCACTGGGCGTGGACGCGATGTTCGTGGAACGCCCCACCGGCACCTTCGAGCTGCGGCGCGGCTTCACGCTGCAGCCGGGCGAAAAGGTGCTGATGGTCGAGGACGTGGTGACCACCGGCCTGTCCAGCCGCGAGGCGATCAAGGCGATCGAAGCGGCCGGGGGCGAAGTGATCGCCGCCGCCGCGCTGGTCGATCGGTCGGCCGGAGCGGTCGATCTGGGCGTGCCGTTCTTCCCGCTGGTGGCGCTGAACTTCCCGACTTACGCACCCGAAGAACTGCCGCCCGAACTGGCCGCGACTCCGGCGGTCAAGCCGGGCAGCCGGGCGCAACCCTGA
- the coxB gene encoding cytochrome c oxidase subunit II, producing the protein MSLADTAQAMGKAIRTLGVAAALAFAPQVMAAPAAAPVAAATAPAADAVQPAAKADAGAETNSYVPAKPTPGKGQPVAGALSFQDQYSITGQQALRMYDYVLMPIITVITLFVLLLLLFVMARFRRGANPVASKTSHNTLIEVIWTLLPVLILVVIAVPSIRLLAAQYTPAPKNALTVKATGYQWYWGYTYPDNGGFEVISNMLPDEEALKRGEPPQLGADARMVVPYGEPIRMQTVGADVIHSFAVPSLWFKLDAVPGRINEKELFIKEPGVYYGQCSELCGVRHGYMPIVVEAVSRPQFEAWVKAQGGTVGPKEAAPAAAPAAAAPAADASAPAADASASPAA; encoded by the coding sequence ATGAGTCTAGCCGATACCGCCCAGGCCATGGGCAAAGCGATCCGGACCCTTGGCGTCGCAGCGGCGCTGGCGTTCGCCCCGCAGGTTATGGCGGCGCCTGCCGCCGCACCTGTCGCGGCCGCCACGGCGCCCGCCGCCGATGCCGTCCAGCCGGCCGCCAAGGCCGACGCCGGTGCCGAAACGAACAGCTACGTGCCGGCCAAGCCCACGCCGGGCAAGGGCCAGCCGGTTGCCGGCGCGCTGTCCTTCCAGGACCAGTATTCGATCACGGGCCAGCAGGCGCTGCGCATGTACGATTACGTGCTGATGCCGATCATCACCGTGATCACGCTCTTCGTGCTGCTGCTGCTGCTGTTCGTGATGGCGCGCTTCCGTCGCGGCGCCAATCCGGTCGCCTCGAAGACCAGCCACAACACGCTGATCGAAGTGATCTGGACGCTGCTTCCGGTGCTGATCCTGGTGGTCATCGCGGTGCCGTCGATCCGCCTTCTCGCCGCGCAGTACACGCCGGCGCCGAAGAACGCGCTTACGGTCAAGGCCACGGGCTACCAGTGGTACTGGGGCTATACCTATCCCGATAACGGCGGCTTCGAAGTGATCTCGAACATGCTGCCGGACGAGGAAGCGCTGAAGCGTGGCGAGCCGCCGCAGCTTGGCGCCGACGCGCGCATGGTCGTGCCCTATGGCGAACCGATCCGCATGCAGACGGTGGGCGCCGACGTGATCCACTCGTTCGCCGTGCCTTCGCTGTGGTTCAAGCTGGACGCGGTGCCGGGCCGGATCAACGAGAAGGAACTCTTCATCAAGGAACCGGGCGTGTACTACGGCCAGTGTTCCGAACTCTGCGGCGTTCGCCACGGCTACATGCCGATTGTGGTCGAAGCCGTCAGCCGGCCGCAGTTCGAAGCCTGGGTGAAGGCTCAGGGCGGCACCGTCGGTCCGAAGGAAGCGGCGCCTGCCGCCGCTCCGGCCGCCGCCGCTCCCGCCGCGGATGCGTCCGCTCCCGCCGCCGACGCTTCCGCGTCGCCGGCCGCGTAA
- the ctaD gene encoding cytochrome c oxidase subunit I — MATIPADHEGFDAHHHHDAHDHDHKPSFFARWFMSTNHKDIGTLYLIFAIFAGIVGGAVSGVMRAELAQPGIQYLGAVASFLGEKNPSFDQQLHLWNVLITAHGLIMVFFMVMPAIIGGFGNWFVPIMIGAPDMAFPRMNNISFWLTFVGFCSLMFSAFVPGGVGNGAGTGWTVYAPLSTSGSVGPAVDFAIFSLHLAGAGSILGAINFITTIFNMRAPGMTLHKMPLFVWSVLVTAFLLLLSLPVLAAAITMLLTDRNFGTTFFDPAGGGDPILYQHLFWFFGHPEVYIMILPGFGIISQIISTFSKKPVFGYLGMAYAMVAIGVVGFIVWAHHMYTTGLDVNTKMYFTAATMVIAVPTGIKIFSWIATMWGGSLEFKSPMVWAIGFIFLFTLGGVTGVVLANGGIDDNLQDTYYVVAHFHYVLSLGAVTSLFAGFYYWFPKMSGRMHSEFLAHLQFWVFFVGVNLIFFPMHFLGANGMPRRYPDYAPAFEHWNKVATDGYMIMSVSIVIFLINIAYAFLAGKKAEANYWGEGATTLEWTLSSPPPFHQFETLPVIDAKAAH, encoded by the coding sequence ATGGCCACCATTCCCGCAGACCACGAAGGGTTCGATGCGCATCATCACCACGATGCGCACGATCACGATCACAAGCCGAGCTTCTTCGCTCGCTGGTTCATGTCCACCAACCACAAGGACATCGGCACGCTCTACCTGATCTTCGCGATCTTCGCGGGCATCGTCGGCGGCGCCGTGTCGGGCGTGATGCGCGCCGAACTGGCCCAGCCGGGCATCCAGTATCTCGGCGCCGTCGCCAGCTTCCTGGGCGAAAAGAATCCCAGCTTCGACCAGCAGCTCCATCTGTGGAACGTGCTGATCACCGCGCACGGCCTGATCATGGTGTTCTTCATGGTCATGCCGGCGATCATCGGCGGCTTCGGCAACTGGTTCGTTCCGATCATGATCGGCGCGCCGGACATGGCCTTCCCGCGCATGAACAACATCTCGTTCTGGCTGACCTTCGTCGGTTTCTGCTCGCTGATGTTCTCGGCCTTCGTGCCGGGCGGCGTGGGCAACGGCGCGGGCACCGGCTGGACGGTCTATGCCCCGCTTTCGACCTCGGGCTCGGTCGGGCCGGCCGTCGACTTCGCGATCTTCTCGCTGCACCTTGCGGGCGCGGGTTCGATCCTGGGGGCGATCAACTTCATCACCACCATCTTCAACATGCGCGCGCCGGGCATGACCCTGCACAAGATGCCGCTGTTCGTGTGGTCGGTGCTGGTCACCGCGTTCCTGCTGCTGCTGTCGCTGCCGGTTCTTGCCGCCGCGATCACCATGCTGCTGACGGACCGCAACTTCGGCACGACGTTCTTCGATCCGGCCGGCGGCGGTGACCCGATCCTGTACCAGCACCTGTTCTGGTTCTTCGGCCACCCCGAAGTGTACATCATGATCCTGCCGGGCTTCGGCATCATCAGCCAGATCATCTCGACCTTCTCGAAGAAGCCGGTGTTCGGCTACCTCGGCATGGCCTACGCCATGGTCGCGATCGGCGTCGTCGGCTTCATCGTGTGGGCGCACCACATGTACACCACCGGCCTCGACGTGAACACGAAGATGTACTTCACGGCGGCGACCATGGTCATCGCGGTGCCCACCGGCATCAAGATCTTCTCGTGGATCGCGACGATGTGGGGCGGCAGCCTCGAATTCAAGTCGCCGATGGTCTGGGCGATCGGCTTCATCTTCCTGTTCACGCTGGGCGGCGTGACCGGCGTGGTGCTCGCCAACGGCGGCATCGACGACAACCTGCAGGACACCTACTACGTGGTGGCGCACTTCCACTACGTGTTGTCTCTGGGCGCGGTCACCTCGCTCTTCGCCGGGTTCTACTACTGGTTCCCGAAGATGAGCGGCCGGATGCACTCCGAATTCCTGGCGCACCTGCAGTTCTGGGTGTTCTTCGTCGGCGTGAACCTGATCTTCTTCCCGATGCACTTCCTGGGTGCGAACGGCATGCCGCGTCGCTACCCCGACTATGCTCCGGCGTTCGAACACTGGAACAAGGTCGCCACCGACGGCTACATGATCATGTCGGTCAGCATCGTGATCTTCCTGATCAACATCGCCTATGCCTTCCTGGCCGGCAAGAAGGCCGAAGCCAACTACTGGGGCGAAGGCGCGACGACGCTGGAATGGACGCTGTCCAGCCCGCCGCCGTTCCACCAGTTCGAAACCCTGCCGGTGATCGACGCCAAGGCGGCGCACTGA
- a CDS encoding heme o synthase, with translation MDAAKTLTLPADWRDFFALTKPRVMTLVIFTGLCGLLAAPGEIHPVLGFTAILCIAVGAGGAAALNQWWEADIDAGMKRTRERPLPAGRMDRESARDFGFALAGASVMVMGLANGWLAAAILAVSIFYYAWIYTVWLKPRTPQNIVIGGGAGAFPPLIGWVAVTGHVTLMPVLLFLIIFFWTPPHFWALALFVQTDYAKVGIPMMPVVAGEKATRRQILAYAVFLLPLTLVPWFIGGTGLVYGLSALVLGLVFVALSVRVGLRTSAPDDGMKPEKRLFAYSVLYLFVLFAMLVADRIATVQGWQA, from the coding sequence ATGGATGCCGCCAAAACCCTGACGCTGCCTGCCGACTGGCGGGATTTCTTCGCGCTGACCAAGCCGCGCGTGATGACGCTGGTGATCTTCACCGGCCTGTGCGGCCTGCTCGCCGCGCCGGGGGAAATCCATCCGGTGCTGGGTTTCACCGCGATCCTGTGCATCGCCGTGGGCGCGGGCGGGGCCGCCGCGCTCAACCAGTGGTGGGAAGCGGATATCGACGCGGGGATGAAGCGCACGCGCGAACGGCCTTTGCCGGCCGGGCGCATGGACCGCGAATCCGCGCGCGATTTCGGCTTCGCGCTGGCGGGGGCCTCGGTCATGGTCATGGGGCTGGCCAACGGCTGGCTGGCGGCGGCGATCCTGGCGGTGTCGATCTTCTACTATGCGTGGATCTACACCGTCTGGCTCAAGCCGCGCACGCCGCAGAACATCGTCATCGGTGGCGGGGCGGGCGCCTTTCCGCCACTGATCGGCTGGGTGGCGGTGACGGGCCATGTCACGCTGATGCCGGTGCTGCTGTTCCTGATCATCTTCTTCTGGACGCCGCCGCATTTCTGGGCGCTCGCGCTGTTCGTGCAGACGGACTATGCCAAGGTCGGCATTCCGATGATGCCGGTGGTGGCGGGCGAAAAGGCCACGCGCCGCCAGATCCTAGCCTATGCCGTGTTCCTGCTGCCGCTGACGCTGGTGCCGTGGTTCATCGGCGGCACGGGGCTGGTCTATGGCCTCTCGGCGCTGGTGCTGGGGCTGGTGTTCGTGGCGCTCTCGGTCCGCGTCGGCCTGCGCACCAGCGCGCCGGACGATGGCATGAAGCCCGAAAAGCGCCTGTTCGCCTATTCTGTGCTCTATCTCTTCGTGCTTTTCGCGATGCTGGTTGCCGATCGCATCGCCACGGTGCAAGGCTGGCAAGCATGA
- a CDS encoding cytochrome c oxidase assembly protein has product MATATQSRGSNRKVALIAAGGALAMLGLGYASVPLYRLFCQATGFNGTTQRSTVAQADSVKVTARPVRVRFDANVASGMPWQFRPEQVTQDGRIGERKIAFFIAKNTSTHPIIGRATFNVTPEQTGAYFHKIQCFCFNEQRLEPGQEVRMPVIYYVDPAMLDDANAKDIGEITLSYTFHEAAGTAPVPAAK; this is encoded by the coding sequence GTGGCCACCGCGACGCAAAGCCGTGGCAGCAACCGCAAGGTCGCGCTGATCGCGGCGGGCGGGGCGCTGGCGATGTTGGGGCTGGGGTACGCCTCGGTCCCGCTTTATCGCCTGTTCTGCCAGGCGACCGGCTTCAACGGCACCACGCAGCGCTCCACCGTTGCGCAGGCCGATTCGGTCAAGGTCACCGCGCGCCCCGTCCGCGTGCGCTTCGATGCCAACGTGGCCAGCGGCATGCCCTGGCAGTTCCGGCCAGAACAGGTGACGCAGGACGGACGCATCGGCGAGCGCAAGATCGCGTTCTTCATCGCGAAGAACACTTCCACCCACCCGATCATCGGGCGTGCCACGTTCAACGTCACGCCCGAACAGACCGGTGCCTATTTCCACAAGATCCAGTGCTTCTGCTTCAACGAACAGCGGCTGGAACCGGGTCAGGAAGTGCGGATGCCGGTGATCTACTATGTCGATCCGGCGATGCTGGACGATGCCAACGCCAAGGATATCGGCGAAATCACGCTGAGCTACACCTTCCACGAGGCGGCCGGGACCGCGCCCGTGCCGGCGGCGAAGTAG
- a CDS encoding cytochrome c oxidase subunit 3, with the protein MAGAKNHDYHILPPDIWPLTGALSALTMTSGGVLFMHSLPGGKAVMLLGLLGVLLTMFSWWGKVIKEAHAGDHTPVVQLHQRYGMILFIASEVMFFVGWFWAFFDFSLFPSTINVDVIGGQWPPKAIEAVMDPFDLPLLNTLILLCSGCTLTWAHHALIHGDRDGLKKGLWATILLGLLFSSIQAYEYAHAPFAFGKNTYGSAFYMATGFHGFHVIVGTIFLIVCQVRAYKGDFTPRQHFGFEAAAWYWHFVDVVWLFLFVAIYVWGGWGYPTH; encoded by the coding sequence ATGGCTGGCGCTAAGAACCACGATTACCACATTCTGCCGCCTGACATCTGGCCGCTCACCGGCGCGCTTTCGGCGCTGACCATGACCAGCGGCGGCGTGCTCTTCATGCACAGCCTGCCCGGTGGCAAGGCGGTGATGCTGCTGGGCCTGCTTGGCGTTCTCCTCACGATGTTCTCGTGGTGGGGCAAGGTCATCAAGGAAGCGCACGCGGGCGATCACACCCCGGTGGTGCAGCTGCACCAGCGCTATGGCATGATCCTGTTCATCGCTTCGGAAGTGATGTTCTTTGTCGGCTGGTTCTGGGCCTTCTTCGATTTCTCGCTGTTCCCCTCGACCATCAACGTCGACGTGATCGGTGGCCAGTGGCCGCCCAAGGCGATCGAGGCGGTGATGGACCCGTTCGATCTGCCGCTGCTCAACACGCTGATCCTGCTGTGCTCGGGCTGCACGCTCACCTGGGCACACCACGCGCTGATCCACGGTGATCGCGACGGCCTGAAGAAGGGCCTGTGGGCCACGATCCTGCTGGGCCTGCTGTTCAGCTCGATCCAGGCTTACGAATACGCGCATGCGCCGTTCGCCTTCGGCAAGAACACCTATGGTTCGGCCTTTTACATGGCCACCGGCTTCCACGGCTTCCACGTGATTGTCGGCACGATCTTCCTGATCGTCTGCCAGGTGCGCGCCTACAAGGGCGATTTCACCCCGCGCCAGCACTTCGGTTTCGAAGCCGCCGCGTGGTACTGGCACTTCGTCGACGTGGTGTGGCTGTTCCTGTTCGTCGCGATCTACGTCTGGGGCGGCTGGGGTTACCCGACCCACTGA